A single window of Nicotiana sylvestris chromosome 3, ASM39365v2, whole genome shotgun sequence DNA harbors:
- the LOC104233436 gene encoding RNA polymerase sigma factor sigE, chloroplastic/mitochondrial produces the protein MGVVTVSSSASRSPLGLSTRFSAHLCPLKRPVVVSFKKDKTKKTTLVAPKESISLPIETSKENEKRSRRVSKRTERVHAVSIDIEASTSPLELDYSEAAAKLESIYKRSLETDSSDTEAKDHQIVKRRQRTRKRIVEGDEETKKGIADNVVKNRRKKSKRLNLDQRIALLKNKEGELVASSQKRELKEDTEDEKIDKLVREYSGATDLASLDWKKMKIPPVLPSSEHAWLFKLMQPMKAILQVKENLQNDLGREPTDAEAAEATNIDASELRKNLEVGRAARNKLIKHNLRLVLFVINKYFQDFANGPKFQDLCQAGVKGLITAIDRFEPNRKFRLSTYGLFWIRHAIIRSMTTSSFTKVPFGLESIRVEIQKAKLQLLFELQRMPTDEEIIERVRLSPERYHEVMKVSKPVFSLHARHMTTQEELINGITDVDGVDGDKRRQPALLRLALDDVLDSLKPKESLVIRQRYGLDGKGDRTLGEIAGNLNISREMVRKHEVKALMKLKHPTRVDYLRRYIF, from the exons ATGGGAGTTGTGACTGTTTCTAGCTCTGCTTCTCGGAGTCCATTGGGATTAAGCACAAGGTTTTCTGCTCATTTATGTCCGCTTAAAAGGCCTGTAGTTGTATCATTTAAAAAAGATAAAACGAAAAAAACAACTTTAGTTGCACCTAAGGAATCCATATCGTTGCCTATAGAAACGTCTAAAGAGAATGAAAAGAGGTCAAGACGAGTATCTAAACGTACTGAGAGAGTGCATGCTGTTTCAATTGATATTGAAGCATCTACAAGTCCGTTAGAGTTGGACTACAGTGAAGCTGCTGCCAAACTTGAAAGTATCTACAAGCGCAGTCTGGAAACTGATAGTTCCGATACAGAAGCTAAGGATCATCAAATCGTGAAGAGAAGGCAAAGGACGAGGAAGAGAATTGTAGAAGGCGACGAGGAAACGAAGAAGGGAATTGCTGATAATGTGGTCAAGAATCGTCGAAAGAAGTCAAAGCGGCTGAATCTTGACCAGAGGATTGCTCTACTAAAGAATAAAGAAGGTGAATTGGTTGCTTCATCCCAAAAAAGAGAACTTAAAGAGGACACCGAAGATGAAAAAATTGATAAGCTTGTCAGAGAATATTCAGGTGCTACTGACTTAGCGAGCTTAGACTGGAAGAAAATGAAGATCCCTCCAGTGCTTCCATCTTCTGAGCATGCGTGGCTCTTCAAGTTGATGCAACCTATGAAG GCAATCCTTCAAGTTAAGGAGAACTTGCAAAATGATTTGGGGCGAGAACCAACTGACGCTGAAGCAGCCGAGGCAACAAATATCGATGCCTCTGAACTACGGAAGAATCTGGAAGTTGGTCGAGCTGCCAGAAATAAGCTGATTAAG CACAATCTACGTCTTGTTTTGTTCGTGATAAACAAATATTTTCAAGATTTTGCTAATGGGCCAAAATTCCAAGACCTCTGTCAGGCAGGCGTCAAGGGACTAATTACAGCTATTGATCGATTTGAACCTAATAGGAAATTCAGACTGTCAACGTATGGTCTTTTTTGGATAAGGCATGCCATAATTCGTTCTATGACAACCTCAAGCTTCACCAAAGTCCCATTTGGGCTTGAATCT ATCAGAGTGGAAATTCAGAAGGCCAAATTGCAGCTGCTATTTGAGCTTCAGAGGATGCCAACAGATGAAGAGATAATTGAAAGAGTTAGACTATCCCCCGAGAGATACCATGAAGTGATGAAAGTATCAAAACCTGTCTTCTCTCTCCATGCAAGACACATGACGACCCAAGAAGAGCTTATTAATGGGATAACTGATGTAGATGGCGTAGATGGGGATAAGAGGAGGCAACCAGCTCTACTCAGGCTTGCTCTTGATGATGTG CTTGATTCTCTTAAGCCCAAGGAGAGTCTAGTAATCAGGCAAAGATATGGACTTGATGGCAAAGGTGATAGAACATTGGGAGAAATTGCGGGTAACCTAAATATTTCGAGagagatggtacggaagcatgaaGTGAAGGCTCTCATGAAGCTCAAGCATCCAACTCGAGTAGATTATCTTCGCCGGTACATATTCTAA